From the Martelella mediterranea DSM 17316 genome, one window contains:
- a CDS encoding enoyl-CoA hydratase/isomerase family protein — MSALHLIRHDAIAELRLDNPSKLNAFTPDMLAALDAHLDVIDADTEIRFVILTAEGDRAFCAGADIQAWGDLPPAEFARHWVRDGHRRFDRLARLSKPTIAALSGHTLGGGLELAAACDIRVMTPNATIAMPEPKIGMVPGWSGTQRVARLLPEPVIKEMALFGRKLDATRAVALGFAAEIAEDARAAAFDIADGALASSAYATEIAKYMLHAGFGEDTAAMIETLGSGMIAASADKAEGVAAFREKRKPAFKGR; from the coding sequence ATGAGCGCCCTTCACCTCATCCGCCACGACGCCATTGCCGAACTCAGGCTCGACAATCCGTCAAAGCTCAACGCCTTCACGCCGGACATGCTGGCCGCGCTCGACGCCCATCTCGACGTCATCGACGCCGACACCGAAATCCGCTTCGTGATCCTCACCGCCGAGGGTGACCGCGCATTTTGCGCAGGCGCGGATATTCAGGCCTGGGGCGATCTGCCGCCGGCCGAATTCGCCCGACACTGGGTGCGCGACGGCCATCGCCGGTTCGACCGGCTGGCGCGGCTGTCCAAGCCGACGATTGCCGCACTATCCGGCCATACGCTGGGCGGCGGGCTGGAGCTTGCGGCAGCCTGCGATATCCGGGTCATGACCCCCAATGCCACGATCGCGATGCCCGAGCCGAAGATCGGCATGGTGCCGGGATGGTCGGGCACGCAACGGGTGGCGCGACTGCTGCCGGAGCCGGTGATCAAGGAAATGGCGTTGTTCGGGCGAAAGCTCGATGCGACACGCGCGGTTGCGCTCGGCTTCGCAGCCGAAATAGCCGAAGACGCGCGCGCCGCCGCCTTCGATATCGCCGATGGCGCGCTTGCCTCCTCGGCCTATGCCACCGAAATCGCCAAATACATGCTCCATGCCGGCTTCGGTGAAGACACCGCCGCCATGATCGAAACGCTCGGCAGCGGCATGATCGCCGCCTCCGCCGACAAGGCCGAGGGCGTCGCCGCCTTCCGCGAAAAACGCAAACCCGCATTCAAGGGCAGATAG
- a CDS encoding aldehyde dehydrogenase family protein, whose product MTDLTIIPAGKSLQEPVFEARHLINGTWQTSADGASFERQSPAHLVTVTHAAKGGVAETEAAIASARTAFDDGRWSRLSGKSRATVLLKVADLIERDLERIAMRDTLESGKPIAQARDEIAGAADLWRHAAALARTLTGDSHNTLGDDMLGVVLKEPVGVAALITPWNFPFLIVSQKLPYALAAGCTAVIKPSEMTPSSTVILGELLIEAGIPDGVVNIVLGYGDPVGTTMCESEHVDMVSFTGSTGVGKAIVRASAGTLKKVSLELGGKNPQVVFPDCDLDDAADAIVFGVYFNAGECCNSGSRIIVHEDVAEALTEKVVALSRKVAFGDPLDPKTKVGAIISEAHFAKIDSYVEAAREAGAEIPLGGGALEIPGLSGRFYGPTVVTNISSGMAIAREEVFGPVLSVLTFKSIEEAIELANDASYGLSAGVWSRDVSTCLAFARRVQAGTVWTNTWMDGYSELPFGGVKQSGLGRELGRYGLEEYLEVKTVTMRIGRTRAPWVE is encoded by the coding sequence ATGACCGATCTCACCATCATTCCCGCCGGCAAAAGCCTCCAGGAGCCCGTCTTTGAGGCCAGACACCTGATCAACGGCACGTGGCAGACCTCCGCCGATGGCGCAAGTTTCGAGCGTCAGTCGCCGGCCCATCTCGTAACCGTCACCCATGCCGCAAAGGGCGGCGTTGCCGAGACCGAGGCCGCGATCGCCAGCGCCCGAACCGCCTTCGACGACGGCCGCTGGTCGCGCCTTTCCGGCAAGTCCCGGGCCACTGTGCTGCTCAAGGTCGCCGATCTGATCGAGCGCGATCTGGAGCGGATCGCGATGCGCGACACGCTTGAAAGCGGCAAGCCGATTGCCCAGGCGCGTGACGAGATCGCGGGCGCCGCCGATCTCTGGCGCCACGCCGCAGCGCTTGCCCGCACGCTCACCGGCGACAGCCACAACACGCTCGGCGACGACATGCTGGGCGTGGTGCTGAAGGAGCCGGTCGGCGTGGCCGCGCTGATCACGCCGTGGAACTTCCCGTTCCTGATCGTGTCGCAGAAGCTGCCCTATGCGCTGGCCGCCGGCTGCACCGCCGTGATCAAGCCCTCCGAGATGACGCCGTCCTCGACCGTCATCCTCGGCGAATTGCTGATCGAGGCCGGCATACCCGACGGCGTCGTCAACATCGTGCTCGGCTATGGCGATCCGGTCGGCACGACCATGTGCGAAAGCGAGCACGTGGACATGGTCTCGTTCACAGGCTCCACCGGCGTCGGCAAGGCGATCGTGCGCGCCAGCGCTGGCACGCTGAAAAAGGTCTCGCTCGAACTCGGTGGCAAGAACCCGCAGGTCGTATTCCCCGATTGCGATCTCGACGATGCCGCCGACGCGATCGTGTTCGGCGTCTATTTCAACGCCGGCGAATGCTGCAATTCAGGCTCGCGCATCATCGTCCACGAGGATGTCGCCGAGGCGCTGACCGAGAAGGTCGTCGCGCTTTCGCGGAAGGTCGCCTTCGGCGATCCGCTCGACCCTAAGACTAAAGTAGGGGCTATCATTTCCGAGGCGCATTTTGCAAAGATCGATAGCTATGTTGAGGCCGCGCGCGAGGCCGGAGCGGAGATCCCGCTCGGCGGCGGAGCGCTTGAAATCCCGGGGTTGTCAGGCCGTTTCTATGGGCCTACAGTTGTAACAAATATCAGTTCAGGCATGGCAATCGCACGGGAGGAGGTCTTCGGACCGGTGCTGTCGGTCCTGACCTTTAAATCGATTGAGGAGGCAATCGAACTGGCCAATGACGCGAGCTACGGGCTGTCGGCCGGCGTCTGGAGCAGGGATGTTTCGACCTGCCTCGCCTTTGCCCGCCGCGTTCAGGCCGGCACCGTGTGGACCAATACCTGGATGGATGGATATTCCGAGTTGCCGTTCGGCGGCGTCAAGCAATCGGGCCTCGGCCGCGAGCTGGGTCGCTACGGGCTTGAGGAATACCTGGAGGTGAAAACCGTGACGATGCGCATCGGGCGCACGCGCGCGCCCTGGGTGGAATGA